A stretch of Ignavibacteria bacterium DNA encodes these proteins:
- a CDS encoding CPBP family intramembrane metalloprotease produces the protein MVIPALNIWWVRIVAMIGVVLAPSLVLGMVVTGEDAVIQIQSMVYGLCVVAMISFEVLRPNGHAVASGIIPTKMSTKLTSLGILWALISIAVIAVVAVVLGGTIVPVATMLEPSAISTVILFAIGEEVLFRGTIFRAVEERFSPTMAVLATSLPFALVHLSNPGSSWISAVNVFLAGVALGTSVALTRSLWTAIGFHVVWNLGIAFLFGFVSGMDLPIDAYVLNTSGIAPSLRWLVDGSFGVEDGALTTVLLIIATIGMQRLRIFDPYVQAARYQQQLSLTR, from the coding sequence ATGGTGATCCCTGCGCTCAATATCTGGTGGGTGCGGATCGTTGCGATGATCGGCGTTGTGCTAGCCCCCTCCCTCGTTCTTGGGATGGTGGTCACTGGTGAAGACGCCGTCATCCAGATCCAGTCCATGGTCTACGGGCTGTGCGTGGTGGCGATGATCTCTTTTGAAGTACTCAGGCCTAATGGTCACGCTGTTGCATCCGGGATCATCCCTACCAAGATGAGTACGAAGCTTACGAGCCTTGGTATTCTCTGGGCACTGATCTCTATCGCTGTTATCGCCGTGGTTGCTGTTGTCCTTGGAGGAACCATCGTACCTGTTGCGACGATGTTGGAACCTTCGGCAATATCTACCGTGATTCTCTTTGCCATCGGCGAAGAAGTCCTCTTTCGTGGCACGATATTCCGCGCTGTTGAAGAACGATTCAGTCCAACAATGGCCGTCCTCGCCACAAGTCTCCCATTCGCACTTGTCCATCTGTCGAATCCAGGTTCATCTTGGATCAGTGCAGTGAATGTATTCCTCGCCGGTGTGGCGCTCGGAACATCTGTTGCCCTCACACGCTCTCTGTGGACGGCCATTGGATTCCACGTTGTTTGGAATCTCGGCATCGCGTTTCTGTTCGGTTTTGTGAGTGGTATGGATCTGCCCATTGATGCCTACGTGTTGAATACGAGTGGTATAGCCCCTTCCCTTCGTTGGTTGGTGGACGGATCATTCGGAGTGGAAGACGGGGCGCTGACCACCGTTCTACTGATCATTGCTACGATCGGTATGCAACGTCTCCGCATCTTTGACCCCTATGTGCAGGCTGCTCGCTATCAACAACAACTTTCACTCACACGGTAA
- a CDS encoding tetratricopeptide repeat protein — translation MKRLVTLLVLLYASATAANAQWVLIKADGDTILQRGIDHIYNVEFDRAHEDFKQVIAMYPTHPAGYFLDAMVEWWRINLDRRNSSADQAFLKKIDKVLFVCDQMLDSTPHNITALFFKGGALGFRGRYHAMRENMFSAADDGRLALDILQECQKVAPGNHDIMLGTGLYNYYAAALPEKYPALSTVMVFLPRGDKSLGLAQLKAAARKAKYAANEAKVVLIQAYFDFERNPLAAMEFASDLHKQYPMNPAFQRAYGRCLVSLGPLDSMETCWRNVLVRYMDKKTGYDKLAAREALYYIGVARMMNRDHEMALKYLYKCDEACRVLDEDPSGYMVKANLKVGQIYDLQGKRDLAIKQYKKVLDWDDVGGSQAEAQRYLQSAYK, via the coding sequence ATGAAACGCCTCGTCACCCTCCTCGTTCTCCTGTACGCTTCAGCTACTGCTGCAAACGCCCAATGGGTCTTGATCAAGGCAGACGGAGATACGATTCTGCAGCGCGGTATCGACCACATCTACAACGTTGAGTTCGATCGTGCTCATGAGGATTTCAAGCAGGTCATCGCGATGTATCCCACACACCCGGCCGGCTATTTTCTTGATGCCATGGTGGAATGGTGGCGGATCAATCTTGATCGACGGAATTCATCTGCCGACCAAGCCTTCTTGAAGAAGATCGATAAGGTATTGTTTGTGTGTGATCAGATGCTCGACTCAACACCACATAACATCACGGCATTGTTCTTCAAGGGTGGAGCACTTGGTTTTAGGGGGCGATACCATGCCATGCGTGAGAATATGTTCAGTGCAGCAGACGATGGTCGTCTTGCCCTAGATATCCTGCAGGAGTGTCAAAAGGTAGCACCGGGCAATCACGACATCATGCTTGGAACGGGGCTCTATAACTACTACGCAGCTGCTCTTCCCGAGAAGTACCCGGCACTCTCCACCGTGATGGTCTTCTTGCCGCGCGGCGACAAGTCTCTTGGGCTGGCACAGTTGAAAGCTGCTGCTCGAAAGGCAAAGTACGCTGCCAATGAAGCGAAGGTGGTTCTCATCCAAGCCTATTTCGACTTTGAACGGAACCCACTTGCGGCGATGGAGTTTGCCTCTGATCTACACAAGCAGTATCCCATGAATCCGGCGTTCCAACGTGCATACGGACGTTGTCTGGTATCCCTAGGTCCGTTGGATTCCATGGAAACCTGTTGGCGTAACGTCCTCGTACGATACATGGACAAGAAAACCGGGTATGACAAACTCGCGGCACGGGAGGCACTTTATTACATCGGCGTTGCTCGAATGATGAACAGGGATCATGAAATGGCTCTGAAGTACCTGTACAAGTGTGATGAAGCATGTCGGGTTCTCGATGAAGACCCATCCGGATACATGGTGAAGGCGAACTTGAAGGTCGGGCAGATCTATGATCTGCAAGGGAAACGCGACCTCGCCATCAAGCAGTATAAGAAGGTACTGGACTGGGATGACGTGGGCGGATCTCAGGCCGAAGCGCAGAGATATCTGCAGTCCGCCTATAAATAG
- a CDS encoding tetratricopeptide repeat protein, giving the protein MTTVVPCVSQQDDATSRMRKAREFFINGTTLQIQGNRHAEAILEFQQALRYDSSSATLAAISRSYLELRKLDMASEYAEAAIERDSLSRDTWELIAEIEVLRGQYDAGIAAYERILELNPSRRQLYTLGRLYEPRNAAKAIEVFERLCTMEPDETVLLRLADLYERRRDVKGVLRSLERARKLDPIDPQIAARTCEIYVHEGMFPELRVLLASWRGRDLDLDRSARVWGVTLSSILEDSLVMGMYREDITTILDDAKESFPQVWPVMALAGTVSMRIEDTTRAATFFDLTVASPESQPESYLEISRIYLIYGYPLAAERYLLLGKKRFATDARFPFLLGGAAIDLNKDELAVAYYRESVFMDSSIVDAWVQLGLLYDQKGLVDSSDECYERALKIDPEHALANNNYGYSLAGRGVKLDRARAMSWKAVQAEPTNAAYLDTYAWILHRSGDDERARTFIERAISVGGNATHYEHYGDILEALDDLSGAIRAWQNSLLRDPQRTSVQMKIDKYR; this is encoded by the coding sequence ATGACCACAGTGGTTCCGTGTGTTTCACAGCAAGATGATGCTACCTCACGTATGCGCAAGGCACGTGAGTTCTTCATCAACGGTACAACCTTACAGATCCAAGGCAACCGTCACGCAGAAGCCATCCTTGAGTTTCAGCAGGCTCTACGGTATGACAGCTCGTCGGCAACGTTAGCGGCGATCTCCCGGAGCTATCTCGAACTTCGCAAGCTCGACATGGCAAGCGAATATGCCGAGGCCGCCATTGAGCGTGATTCCCTCTCCCGAGATACATGGGAACTCATTGCTGAGATCGAAGTACTGCGTGGTCAATACGATGCCGGAATAGCGGCTTATGAGCGGATCCTTGAACTCAATCCGAGTCGGCGACAGCTCTATACTCTTGGTCGACTCTACGAACCTCGAAACGCCGCCAAGGCCATCGAGGTCTTCGAACGCCTCTGTACAATGGAGCCGGACGAGACCGTTCTTCTGCGTCTTGCTGACCTGTACGAGCGACGTCGCGATGTGAAGGGTGTGCTACGATCTCTGGAACGAGCTCGCAAGCTCGACCCAATAGATCCGCAGATCGCTGCCCGTACATGCGAGATCTATGTGCACGAGGGAATGTTCCCGGAACTGCGTGTTTTGCTTGCTTCGTGGCGCGGACGTGATCTCGATCTTGATCGCAGTGCGCGGGTATGGGGTGTTACGCTCTCCAGTATTCTCGAAGACAGTCTCGTGATGGGAATGTACCGAGAGGACATCACAACCATCCTCGATGATGCCAAGGAGTCATTCCCACAAGTATGGCCCGTGATGGCCCTTGCCGGTACAGTCTCCATGCGTATCGAAGACACAACGCGAGCAGCGACGTTCTTCGACCTAACCGTTGCGAGTCCGGAATCACAACCGGAGTCCTACCTCGAGATCTCTCGCATCTATCTCATCTACGGATATCCGCTCGCTGCTGAACGATATCTCCTCCTCGGGAAGAAGAGATTCGCCACAGATGCAAGATTCCCCTTCCTGCTTGGTGGTGCGGCGATCGACCTCAACAAGGACGAGCTTGCTGTTGCGTACTACCGCGAGTCCGTCTTCATGGACTCATCGATCGTTGATGCATGGGTCCAGCTGGGTCTCTTGTATGATCAAAAGGGGCTTGTCGACAGCTCAGATGAGTGTTATGAACGAGCGCTAAAGATCGACCCTGAACATGCGCTTGCAAACAACAACTACGGATACTCTCTAGCCGGACGTGGCGTCAAACTCGATCGCGCACGTGCTATGTCGTGGAAGGCCGTTCAAGCCGAACCAACAAACGCTGCCTACCTCGACACCTATGCCTGGATCCTTCATCGTTCCGGCGATGATGAGCGGGCGCGGACCTTTATCGAACGTGCGATCAGTGTTGGCGGTAATGCAACACACTATGAGCACTATGGCGATATCCTCGAAGCACTTGACGATCTTAGCGGTGCCATACGCGCGTGGCAGAACTCTCTCCTGCGCGATCCGCAACGAACGTCAGTTCAAATGAAGATCGATAAATACCGATAA
- the uvrA gene encoding excinuclease ABC subunit UvrA: MDPKSTPKPKRVISIRGARVNNLKNIDVDIPRNALTVITGLSGSGKSSLAFDTLYAEGQRRFVESLSAYARQFLDRMNKPDVDSISGLPPAVAIEQQTFAKNPRSTVGTTTEIYDHLRLLYGRIGIVIDKDTGEVVKKDSAQSVTEEVLRCPEGTRFYIMYELSAEHAIVGIVREGLSAKGFTRVVIGDSTEIIEVADLEDLPSDGTPVYVLVDRVVVRTDDETTTRFTDSIEQAFDAGSGRVVVRNIGTGEDLFFSSLFESARTKTQYIEPEPRLFSFNSPFGACPTCQGFGRSVGVDMNLVVPDKSLSLRRGALHPFRGETFGAHLKSLISEAPLEDIPLDKPFFMLTPEQVAAVMTGFGKYIGVDGFFRMLEEKSYKTHYRVMLSRYRGYTTCQKCQGSRLRTAARQVFVHGKNIPHIVSLTLSDARDHFDALVLTPHEDAIVGQILIEIRRRLHLLCEIGLDYLSLDRLSHTLSGGESQRINLATSLGSALVGTLYVLDEPSIGLHPRDTERLLSILRKLRGLGNSVVIVEHDLDVIRTADHVIDIGPLAGENGGHVNFSGPLSEMIESGTSLTADYLTGRKHVSVKTAYRKGTGSSLVIKKPLHHNLQGDDVSIPLGTFTVVTGVSGSGKSSLVHDVIYAGIQRMLGGYSGEVGHCERMEGLENITGVEMIDQTPIGRSSRSTPATYTKIFDSVRDVFAATQVAKQLGWKPGHFSFNVSGGRCDVCEGAGTVTIEMQFLPDIELPCEACNGTRYKRDAQHILYKGKSIIDVLGMTVEEAIELFSGYPRIVSKLSILRDVGLGYLRLGQPSTHLSGGEAQRIKLATHLDTQNEGKMLFIFDEPTTGLHVHDVSALITAFDRLVEKGHTMLVIEHNVHVMAAADWIIDMGPEGGVRGGRVVATGTPRSMANEETSHTGVALAEFFREVGVVPARKRATKAAR; encoded by the coding sequence GTGGACCCAAAATCCACCCCGAAACCCAAGCGCGTGATCTCCATCCGAGGCGCTCGGGTGAACAATCTCAAGAACATCGACGTGGACATTCCCCGCAATGCCCTCACGGTGATCACGGGGCTTTCCGGCTCCGGGAAGTCGTCCCTTGCCTTTGATACGCTCTATGCGGAAGGTCAACGCCGGTTTGTGGAGTCGCTCAGTGCCTATGCCCGACAGTTCCTCGACCGGATGAACAAACCCGACGTGGACAGTATCAGTGGTCTGCCACCGGCAGTGGCCATTGAACAACAAACGTTTGCCAAGAACCCGCGATCAACGGTAGGGACTACAACGGAGATCTATGATCACCTGCGCCTGCTCTATGGTCGGATAGGCATCGTCATCGACAAGGACACGGGAGAAGTGGTCAAGAAGGACAGCGCCCAATCCGTTACGGAAGAGGTCCTCAGATGTCCGGAAGGCACCCGCTTCTACATCATGTACGAACTGTCCGCCGAACACGCCATCGTTGGCATCGTTCGAGAAGGTCTCTCGGCAAAAGGCTTTACACGTGTTGTGATCGGTGACTCAACGGAGATCATTGAAGTAGCAGATCTTGAGGATCTTCCTTCCGACGGAACGCCGGTCTATGTCTTGGTTGACCGCGTAGTGGTCAGGACAGATGATGAAACCACGACTCGTTTCACCGACTCCATAGAGCAGGCCTTTGATGCCGGGAGCGGAAGAGTGGTTGTTCGAAACATCGGTACCGGAGAAGATCTGTTCTTCTCGTCGTTGTTTGAAAGTGCACGCACAAAGACGCAATACATCGAGCCGGAACCTCGACTCTTCTCGTTCAATAGTCCGTTCGGCGCCTGCCCAACCTGTCAGGGCTTTGGCCGCAGTGTTGGTGTGGACATGAACCTCGTGGTCCCCGATAAGAGTTTGAGCCTACGCAGGGGAGCTCTTCATCCGTTCCGTGGTGAGACGTTCGGTGCCCACCTGAAGTCGTTGATCAGTGAGGCGCCCCTTGAAGACATTCCGTTGGACAAACCGTTCTTCATGCTCACACCTGAACAGGTAGCGGCAGTGATGACGGGGTTTGGCAAATACATCGGTGTTGATGGATTCTTCAGAATGTTGGAAGAGAAATCCTACAAGACACATTACCGTGTGATGTTGAGTAGGTACCGTGGGTATACAACCTGTCAGAAGTGTCAGGGGTCTCGACTCCGCACCGCTGCACGTCAGGTCTTTGTTCACGGCAAGAACATTCCGCACATCGTCTCCTTAACGTTGAGCGATGCCCGCGATCATTTCGATGCCCTAGTCCTCACTCCGCATGAAGATGCCATCGTTGGACAGATCCTTATCGAGATCCGCCGTCGACTTCATCTCCTATGTGAGATCGGACTCGACTACCTCTCACTCGATCGTCTCTCGCATACTCTGTCAGGGGGCGAATCACAGCGTATCAATCTCGCTACATCTCTTGGTTCAGCCCTTGTTGGAACTCTGTATGTTCTCGACGAACCAAGCATCGGACTTCACCCGCGCGACACGGAACGTCTGCTGAGCATTCTACGGAAGCTGCGCGGACTCGGAAACTCTGTGGTGATCGTTGAACATGATCTTGATGTGATCCGCACAGCAGACCATGTGATCGATATCGGTCCGCTTGCCGGTGAGAACGGCGGACACGTCAACTTCAGCGGTCCGTTATCAGAGATGATCGAAAGCGGCACGTCACTCACTGCAGACTACCTCACCGGTCGTAAACATGTGAGTGTGAAAACAGCCTATCGGAAGGGAACCGGTTCATCTCTGGTGATCAAGAAGCCCCTTCATCACAACCTGCAGGGCGATGATGTTTCGATACCCTTGGGGACGTTCACAGTTGTAACAGGCGTTTCCGGATCGGGCAAGAGTTCACTCGTCCACGATGTTATATATGCCGGCATCCAACGAATGCTTGGTGGGTACTCCGGTGAAGTAGGCCACTGCGAACGTATGGAAGGTCTAGAGAACATCACTGGTGTGGAGATGATCGATCAAACACCGATCGGTCGGTCGAGTCGGTCAACCCCGGCCACCTACACAAAGATCTTCGACAGTGTGCGTGATGTCTTTGCCGCAACACAGGTAGCCAAACAACTGGGGTGGAAGCCCGGACACTTCTCCTTCAATGTCTCCGGCGGACGGTGTGATGTATGTGAGGGGGCGGGCACGGTGACGATCGAAATGCAGTTCCTCCCCGACATCGAACTGCCATGTGAGGCGTGTAATGGTACGCGGTATAAAAGAGATGCCCAGCACATCCTCTACAAGGGTAAGTCGATCATCGATGTCCTTGGCATGACCGTCGAAGAAGCCATTGAGTTGTTCAGTGGGTATCCACGTATCGTCTCAAAACTCAGCATCCTACGAGATGTTGGCCTTGGATACCTCAGACTCGGTCAACCGTCTACACACCTCAGCGGCGGAGAAGCACAGCGTATCAAACTTGCCACACATCTCGACACGCAGAACGAAGGGAAGATGTTGTTCATCTTCGATGAACCAACTACTGGACTGCATGTGCACGATGTCTCTGCGCTTATCACTGCATTTGATCGACTCGTTGAGAAGGGGCATACCATGCTCGTGATCGAGCATAACGTACATGTGATGGCTGCTGCCGACTGGATCATCGACATGGGTCCCGAAGGCGGCGTCCGCGGAGGCAGGGTAGTAGCCACAGGCACACCACGCTCCATGGCCAACGAGGAAACCTCTCATACCGGCGTTGCCCTTGCTGAGTTCTTCCGAGAAGTGGGAGTGGTGCCGGCACGTAAACGCGCAACGAAGGCTGCACGATGA
- the rpmB gene encoding 50S ribosomal protein L28 translates to MARRCELTGVGVMYGNNVSHANNKTRRRFMPNIQKKRIWVPEEGRWVTVKITASALKTLDKIGYTAMKKRAAK, encoded by the coding sequence ATGGCTCGTCGCTGTGAATTGACAGGTGTCGGCGTCATGTACGGCAACAATGTGTCTCATGCTAACAACAAGACACGTCGCCGTTTCATGCCAAACATTCAAAAGAAGCGTATCTGGGTGCCTGAAGAAGGTCGCTGGGTAACGGTGAAGATCACGGCAAGTGCTCTCAAGACACTTGACAAGATCGGCTACACCGCTATGAAGAAGCGCGCTGCGAAGTAA